One Quadrisphaera setariae genomic region harbors:
- a CDS encoding phosphatase PAP2 family protein: MTTDPMPLGPRAALLRGTGEHREAAAAWLAVRWPLLAGVALLGVLLDLLLGGPLTTVVDVRLHAWMAALPHTGPDLVLAHVLDHTGQRWLVTPVVIAAALWACRRRGSWSSLWLVLGTILAMNVVIAVAKFSLARGLAISGDPQLFVPGGQAFPSGHGANAASAAAFVVLLVARARGTRIRRSTALVGVLVPSAVMTVVSLYLGFHWFSDLVAGALLGVLVVRAGVAVEGWLGPRLRRRPRIGVPPLHSVRSQQDPFEVDLPEDAPARLASARAADTARAGAPDAQLRRRPGAAAA, translated from the coding sequence GTGACGACTGATCCGATGCCTCTCGGCCCGCGTGCAGCCCTGCTGCGCGGGACCGGCGAGCACCGCGAGGCGGCCGCCGCCTGGCTGGCCGTGCGCTGGCCGCTGCTGGCCGGGGTCGCGCTGCTCGGGGTCCTGCTGGACCTGCTCCTCGGAGGGCCGCTGACCACCGTGGTCGACGTGCGCCTGCACGCCTGGATGGCAGCGCTGCCGCACACCGGTCCGGACCTCGTGCTCGCGCACGTGCTCGACCACACGGGCCAGCGGTGGCTGGTCACCCCGGTCGTGATCGCGGCCGCGCTGTGGGCGTGCCGACGCCGGGGCAGCTGGTCCTCGCTGTGGCTGGTGCTCGGGACGATCTTAGCGATGAACGTGGTCATCGCCGTCGCCAAGTTCTCCCTCGCGCGCGGGCTGGCGATCAGTGGCGACCCGCAGCTCTTCGTGCCCGGCGGGCAGGCCTTCCCCTCCGGCCACGGGGCCAACGCGGCCTCGGCGGCCGCCTTCGTCGTCCTGCTCGTGGCCCGGGCCCGCGGCACCCGCATCCGCAGGTCCACCGCCCTCGTGGGCGTGCTGGTGCCGAGCGCGGTGATGACGGTGGTGTCGCTGTACCTGGGCTTCCACTGGTTCAGCGACCTCGTCGCCGGGGCGCTGCTCGGCGTGCTCGTGGTGCGCGCGGGCGTGGCCGTCGAGGGCTGGCTCGGCCCCCGGCTGCGCCGCCGGCCCCGCATCGGCGTGCCGCCGCTGCACAGCGTGCGCTCCCAGCAGGACCCGTTCGAGGTCGACCTCCCCGAGGACGCGCCCGCTCGGCTAGCGTCGGCCCGTGCTGCTGACACCGCACGAGCAGGAGCGCCTGATGCTCAGCTACGCCGCCGACCTGGCGCGGCGGCGGCGTGA
- a CDS encoding 8-oxoguanine deaminase gives MTRLVLRGARWPGDVAVEDGWITAVGDVASVPALPGDEVLRVDGDLLTAGLVNTHHHLYQRITRGWAANSTLFGWLTTLYPVWAGLDADDVEAAATVALAELALSGCTTAADHHYLVPRGDDSVFDRLVVAARRVGVRLHLARGSMDLGESAGGLPPDAVVEDLDAILASTERVVAAHHDGVDVTVTVAPCSPFSVTPQLMRSSAELARAVVPGGLQLHTHLAETLDEERDALARFGRRPLDLLEDWGWLGDDVWLAHGIHFDDDEVARLGAARTGVAHCPSSNARLGAGTCRVADLRRAGAPVGLGVDGSASSEPGSLFGELRQALYAARLRRLDPTELTAADVLDAATRGGAACLGRDDVGALQVGMRADVAVWPGEDLLDTPDPLAGLVLGPDRSVRHLLVGGRRVVVDGELAGLDLRAARADLARRASRLFA, from the coding sequence GTGACGAGGCTGGTGCTGCGGGGGGCCCGCTGGCCCGGGGACGTCGCCGTGGAGGACGGCTGGATCACCGCCGTCGGGGACGTGGCGTCGGTGCCGGCGCTGCCCGGCGACGAGGTGCTCCGCGTCGACGGCGACCTGCTCACCGCGGGGCTGGTCAACACGCACCACCACCTCTACCAGCGGATCACCCGCGGGTGGGCGGCCAACTCCACCCTGTTCGGCTGGCTCACCACCCTCTACCCGGTGTGGGCGGGGCTGGACGCCGACGACGTCGAGGCCGCCGCCACCGTGGCCCTGGCGGAGCTGGCGCTGTCGGGGTGCACCACCGCCGCCGACCACCACTACCTCGTGCCCCGCGGTGACGACTCCGTCTTCGACAGGCTCGTCGTGGCCGCCCGCCGCGTGGGCGTCCGCCTGCACCTGGCGCGCGGGTCGATGGACCTGGGGGAGTCCGCCGGCGGCCTGCCCCCGGACGCCGTCGTGGAGGACCTCGACGCGATCCTGGCCAGCACCGAGCGCGTGGTGGCCGCCCACCACGACGGCGTCGACGTGACCGTCACCGTGGCGCCCTGCTCACCGTTCTCGGTGACGCCGCAGCTCATGCGCTCCTCCGCCGAGCTCGCCCGTGCGGTCGTGCCGGGCGGTCTGCAGCTCCACACGCACCTGGCCGAGACCCTCGACGAGGAGCGCGACGCGCTGGCCCGGTTCGGAAGGCGTCCGCTGGACCTCCTGGAGGACTGGGGCTGGCTCGGCGACGACGTCTGGCTCGCCCACGGCATCCACTTCGACGACGACGAGGTCGCCCGCCTCGGGGCGGCCCGCACGGGCGTGGCGCACTGCCCCAGCTCCAACGCCCGCCTCGGCGCTGGCACGTGCCGCGTGGCCGACCTGCGCCGCGCCGGCGCCCCCGTCGGGCTCGGCGTGGACGGCTCCGCCTCCAGCGAGCCGGGGTCGCTGTTCGGCGAGCTGCGCCAGGCCCTCTACGCCGCCCGCCTGAGGAGGCTCGACCCGACCGAGCTGACGGCCGCCGACGTCCTCGACGCGGCCACCCGCGGCGGCGCCGCCTGCCTGGGCCGCGACGACGTCGGCGCCCTGCAGGTGGGGATGCGCGCCGACGTGGCCGTGTGGCCGGGCGAGGACCTCCTCGACACCCCGGACCCGCTGGCCGGGCTCGTCCTCGGGCCCGACCGGTCCGTGCGGCACCTGCTGGTCGGCGGCCGCCGGGTCGTCGTCGACGGGGAGCTGGCGGGCCTGGACCTGCGCGCGGCCCGGGCCGACCTGGCCCGACGCGCCTCCCGCCTGTTCGCCTGA
- a CDS encoding LmeA family phospholipid-binding protein — protein sequence MLRRLVITLLVLAVLAGGAVVAAPVVDRGVRAAAQERVATEVARLTGATGGVDVQVRGGWFLPQAVRGRYDDVRVVARGVPAGDVRLEEVDARLSGVDLPLSEVLDGRVEQVAVARTATTARLSYAELDRVLAQRDVPLSVAADGQDLRVTGTARVLGQDLSLSAAVDLTVDGGGGAGGATVRAVPRQLLSRSAVIDRLSRSVLSGLRSQLAFEVPLGQLPFSQQVTGVQVRSSGVDVSTTGTSIVVGS from the coding sequence GTGCTGAGGCGGCTGGTCATCACCCTCCTGGTGCTGGCGGTGCTCGCCGGGGGTGCGGTGGTCGCGGCGCCCGTGGTGGACCGCGGGGTGCGCGCGGCGGCGCAGGAGCGGGTGGCCACCGAGGTGGCGCGCCTCACCGGCGCGACGGGCGGCGTGGACGTCCAGGTGCGGGGAGGCTGGTTCCTCCCGCAGGCGGTGCGGGGCCGCTACGACGACGTGCGGGTCGTGGCCCGCGGGGTGCCGGCGGGGGACGTCCGCCTCGAGGAGGTCGACGCCCGGCTGTCCGGCGTCGACCTGCCGCTGTCCGAGGTGCTGGACGGACGCGTCGAACAGGTGGCCGTGGCACGCACCGCCACCACGGCCCGCCTGTCCTACGCCGAGCTCGACAGGGTGCTCGCCCAGCGGGACGTGCCGCTGTCGGTGGCCGCCGACGGGCAGGACCTGCGCGTCACCGGGACCGCCAGGGTGCTCGGGCAGGACCTGTCGCTGTCGGCCGCGGTCGACCTCACCGTGGACGGCGGCGGTGGCGCTGGTGGCGCGACCGTGAGGGCGGTGCCCCGCCAGCTGCTCTCAAGGAGCGCGGTGATCGATCGCCTGTCACGCTCGGTGCTGAGCGGCCTGCGCTCGCAGCTGGCCTTCGAGGTCCCGCTGGGACAGCTGCCGTTCTCGCAGCAGGTCACGGGCGTGCAGGTCCGCTCCTCGGGCGTGGACGTCTCGACCACCGGCACCTCCATCGTTGTCGGATCGTGA
- a CDS encoding hydroxyisourate hydrolase translates to MGLSTHVLDTAAGAPAAGVPVSLSLRAGAEAWAPLVTAVTDDDGRAVLLFDDPDPGTYRLLFDTSGRSGFFPEVAVVVVVPEGDPGQRRSLHVPLLLSPFGYTTYRGS, encoded by the coding sequence ATGGGGCTCAGCACGCACGTCCTCGACACCGCTGCCGGTGCCCCCGCCGCGGGCGTCCCGGTCTCCCTGTCGCTGCGCGCCGGTGCCGAGGCGTGGGCGCCGCTGGTGACGGCCGTCACCGACGACGACGGGCGCGCCGTGCTCCTCTTCGACGACCCCGACCCCGGCACCTACCGGCTGCTGTTCGACACCTCCGGGCGCAGCGGGTTCTTCCCCGAGGTCGCCGTCGTCGTCGTCGTCCCCGAGGGCGACCCCGGGCAGCGGCGGAGCCTGCACGTGCCGCTGCTGCTGTCGCCCTTCGGCTACACCACCTACCGCGGGAGCTGA
- the uraD gene encoding 2-oxo-4-hydroxy-4-carboxy-5-ureidoimidazoline decarboxylase — protein sequence MSLLDVLLGRTPPSGGEAQALAACLDAPLWVASVLDGAPYADVEQLLEQADAAARALPPEAVLAALRTHPRIGERPTGDSAHERMSRLEQSGVSQDAETRERLAAGNAAYEARFGHVFLIRAAGLSSEEVLAALEVRLGNDAAAELEVAGDQLRQIALLRLQAALAA from the coding sequence ATGTCGCTCCTGGACGTCCTCCTCGGTCGCACGCCACCCAGCGGCGGTGAGGCCCAGGCGCTGGCCGCGTGCCTGGACGCCCCGCTGTGGGTGGCCAGCGTGCTGGACGGCGCGCCCTACGCCGACGTGGAGCAGCTGCTGGAGCAGGCCGACGCCGCAGCCCGGGCCCTGCCGCCCGAGGCCGTGCTCGCCGCGCTCCGGACCCACCCGCGCATCGGGGAGCGCCCCACCGGTGACAGCGCCCACGAGCGCATGTCGCGCCTGGAGCAGTCCGGTGTCTCGCAGGACGCCGAGACCCGCGAGCGCCTGGCGGCGGGCAACGCCGCGTACGAGGCGCGCTTCGGGCACGTCTTCCTCATCCGCGCCGCGGGGCTGTCCTCCGAGGAGGTCCTCGCCGCGCTCGAGGTCCGCCTCGGCAACGACGCCGCCGCGGAGCTCGAGGTCGCGGGGGACCAGCTGCGCCAGATCGCGCTGCTCCGCCTGCAGGCGGCGCTGGCGGCCTAG
- the pucL gene encoding factor-independent urate hydroxylase, giving the protein MSYDLSWNQYGKAEVRVVHVERSGPEHVVRDLNVTTALRGDFGPAYTDGDNARVLTTDAQKNTVFGLARETGVGEPEAFALAVARQLLQACPSADVARVVVEEFPWSPLGSGGRAFSRTGSHVRTAELELTRAGAVELSGGVAELVVLKTTGSEYHGFLKERFTTLAETDDRLLATQVTARWRYAADTAGGLEGADHAAVHAGALAALLEAFAGHHSLALQQTLHAMGTAVLDARPELAEVTLSLPNKHHFLQDLSPFGLDNPGAVFHADDRPYGLIEGTISRR; this is encoded by the coding sequence ATGAGCTACGACCTGTCCTGGAACCAGTACGGCAAGGCCGAGGTGCGCGTGGTGCACGTCGAGCGGTCGGGCCCCGAGCACGTGGTCCGCGACCTCAACGTGACCACTGCGCTGCGCGGGGACTTCGGCCCGGCGTACACCGACGGCGACAACGCTCGCGTGCTCACCACCGACGCGCAGAAGAACACCGTCTTCGGCCTGGCCCGCGAGACGGGCGTGGGGGAGCCGGAGGCGTTCGCGCTGGCCGTGGCCCGCCAGCTGCTCCAGGCGTGCCCGTCCGCCGACGTGGCCCGCGTCGTGGTGGAGGAGTTCCCGTGGAGCCCCCTCGGCTCCGGCGGCCGCGCCTTCTCGCGCACGGGCTCCCACGTGCGCACCGCCGAGCTGGAGCTGACCCGCGCCGGCGCGGTGGAGCTGTCGGGCGGGGTGGCCGAGCTCGTGGTGCTCAAGACCACGGGGTCGGAGTACCACGGGTTCCTCAAGGAGCGGTTCACCACGCTCGCCGAGACCGACGACCGCCTCCTCGCCACCCAGGTCACCGCCCGGTGGCGCTACGCGGCGGACACCGCCGGGGGCCTGGAGGGCGCCGACCACGCGGCGGTGCACGCCGGTGCGCTCGCCGCGCTGCTGGAGGCCTTCGCCGGGCACCACTCCCTGGCGCTGCAGCAGACGCTCCACGCCATGGGCACCGCCGTCCTCGACGCCCGCCCCGAGCTGGCCGAGGTGACGCTGTCGCTGCCGAACAAGCACCACTTCCTGCAGGACCTGTCGCCGTTCGGCCTGGACAACCCCGGCGCCGTCTTCCACGCCGACGACAGGCCCTACGGCCTCATCGAGGGGACGATCAGCCGCCGGTGA
- a CDS encoding DUF6986 family protein: MDDLLARLDDQLADLDAALAAPPVELPRPQPVHTAYVPADAGDDGTPQEWGRRALGLLARHAPGTAALAAATGLDVDDDDRERLLELLRTRPVADLRLDLEDGYGLPGEAPGRRGDAEEDAHADAAGAALARIAGRRVRGQVAPAVAGVRVRSFEAGTRRRSVRTLARVVAAVAATAERGADAPEVELGALPDHLLVTLAKVSDPAQVAALADVLDALEDAHGLERGWVRVEVQVEVPALVVSPDGRAAVARCREAARGRLTGLHYGTYDFSAACGVPPAQQSLEHPLADHAKAVLQLAAAGTGVAVSDGSTNVLPTGGADGSDTAQVHAAWALHARLVVRQLERGLAQGWDLHPGHLVTRHLANLVHARSGLPEAERRLGAWVAATAARAAAGDDAAAGVADEPATAQAMARLLVRADVVGVQDLATSAQRVGMDGPALEALASRRVG; encoded by the coding sequence ATGGACGACCTGCTCGCTCGCCTCGACGACCAGCTGGCCGACCTCGACGCCGCGCTCGCGGCGCCCCCCGTCGAGCTGCCCCGGCCCCAGCCCGTGCACACCGCGTACGTGCCGGCCGACGCCGGCGACGACGGCACGCCGCAGGAGTGGGGCCGCCGCGCCCTGGGCCTGCTCGCCCGCCACGCCCCCGGCACGGCGGCGCTGGCGGCGGCGACGGGGCTGGACGTCGACGACGACGACCGCGAGCGGCTCCTCGAGCTGCTGCGCACCCGGCCGGTGGCCGACCTGCGCCTGGACCTGGAGGACGGCTACGGCCTGCCGGGTGAGGCGCCGGGGCGCCGCGGTGACGCCGAGGAGGACGCCCACGCCGACGCCGCCGGGGCGGCGCTGGCGCGGATCGCCGGGCGGCGCGTGCGCGGTCAGGTCGCGCCGGCGGTGGCGGGGGTGCGGGTGCGCTCGTTCGAGGCGGGCACCCGGCGGCGCTCGGTGCGGACCCTGGCGCGCGTCGTGGCCGCGGTGGCGGCCACCGCCGAGCGCGGTGCGGACGCCCCGGAGGTGGAGCTCGGGGCGCTGCCCGACCACCTGCTCGTGACCCTCGCGAAGGTCAGCGACCCCGCGCAGGTGGCCGCGCTCGCCGACGTGCTCGACGCCCTCGAGGACGCCCACGGCCTGGAGCGCGGCTGGGTGCGCGTCGAGGTCCAGGTGGAGGTGCCGGCGCTCGTGGTCTCCCCGGACGGGCGCGCCGCCGTGGCCCGCTGCCGCGAGGCCGCCCGCGGCCGGCTGACGGGCCTGCACTACGGCACGTACGACTTCTCCGCCGCGTGCGGGGTGCCGCCGGCGCAGCAGAGCCTGGAGCACCCCCTGGCCGACCACGCCAAGGCCGTGCTGCAGCTGGCCGCCGCCGGGACGGGTGTGGCCGTCAGCGACGGCTCCACCAACGTGCTGCCCACGGGCGGCGCCGACGGCTCGGACACCGCCCAGGTGCACGCGGCGTGGGCGCTCCACGCGCGCCTGGTCGTGCGCCAGCTGGAGCGCGGGCTGGCCCAGGGCTGGGACCTCCACCCGGGGCACCTCGTGACGCGGCACCTGGCCAACCTCGTCCACGCCCGGTCCGGGCTGCCCGAGGCCGAGCGGCGCCTGGGGGCGTGGGTCGCGGCGACGGCGGCGCGGGCCGCTGCCGGGGACGACGCGGCCGCGGGCGTGGCCGACGAGCCCGCCACCGCGCAGGCGATGGCGCGGCTGCTCGTGCGGGCCGACGTGGTGGGCGTGCAGGACCTGGCGACCAGCGCGCAGCGGGTCGGGATGGACGGGCCGGCGCTGGAGGCGCTGGCCAGCAGGAGGGTCGGCTGA
- the alc gene encoding allantoicase: MSSTGQTAALTDLASRVLGGVVVTCNDQFYADASNLLLPHPPRYDPDAYDAKGKVYDGWETRRRRTVGDDWVVVRLAAPGEVERIDVDTAWFRGNYPAAATVHGAWLEGFPGPNDVWQLPEHVWRPLAPRTPLTGDAVTSIAVTPETSPELAGRRVSHVRLTIHPDGGVARLRVLGRPVPDPALLTGTVDLAATENGGRVLGSSNEFYGSADHLLAPGRAATMADGWENARRRDGGNDWVDLQLAGAGRLRRVEVDTTCFVGNAPGRVVLRGADLRSAGTGAGEGADPASWPVLLDLHPQPDTRHVLALGAAGAPGATDRAVTHVRLEAHPDGGMSRLRLWGELDDDALAAAARRWEETAL, from the coding sequence GTGAGCAGCACCGGCCAGACTGCAGCCCTGACCGACCTCGCCAGCCGCGTCCTCGGCGGGGTGGTCGTGACGTGCAACGACCAGTTCTACGCCGACGCCTCCAACCTCCTGCTGCCCCACCCGCCGCGCTACGACCCCGACGCCTACGACGCCAAGGGCAAGGTCTACGACGGCTGGGAGACCCGCCGCCGCCGGACCGTCGGTGACGACTGGGTCGTGGTGCGCCTGGCAGCTCCCGGCGAGGTGGAGCGCATCGACGTCGACACCGCCTGGTTCAGGGGCAACTACCCGGCCGCCGCCACCGTCCACGGCGCGTGGCTCGAGGGCTTCCCCGGCCCGAACGACGTGTGGCAGCTGCCCGAGCACGTGTGGCGCCCTCTCGCGCCGCGCACGCCGCTGACCGGCGACGCCGTGACGTCGATCGCGGTCACCCCCGAGACCTCCCCGGAGCTGGCGGGGCGCCGGGTCTCGCACGTGCGGCTCACCATCCACCCCGACGGCGGCGTCGCCAGGCTCCGGGTGCTGGGCCGGCCGGTGCCCGACCCTGCCCTGCTCACCGGCACCGTCGACCTGGCCGCCACCGAGAACGGCGGGCGGGTGCTCGGCTCATCGAACGAGTTCTACGGCTCCGCCGACCACCTGCTCGCCCCCGGCCGCGCCGCGACGATGGCCGACGGCTGGGAGAACGCCCGCCGCCGCGACGGCGGCAACGACTGGGTGGACCTGCAGCTGGCCGGCGCCGGGCGTCTGCGCCGGGTGGAGGTCGACACGACGTGCTTCGTGGGCAACGCCCCGGGCCGGGTGGTGCTGCGCGGGGCTGACCTCCGGTCGGCCGGGACCGGCGCGGGCGAGGGTGCTGACCCGGCGTCGTGGCCGGTGCTGCTCGACCTGCACCCGCAGCCCGACACCCGGCACGTCCTCGCCCTCGGCGCAGCGGGCGCGCCGGGTGCCACGGACCGGGCGGTGACGCACGTGCGGCTGGAGGCCCACCCGGACGGCGGCATGAGCCGCCTGCGGCTGTGGGGAGAGCTCGACGACGACGCGCTGGCCGCTGCCGCGCGCCGCTGGGAGGAGACCGCGCTGTGA
- a CDS encoding putative bifunctional diguanylate cyclase/phosphodiesterase, with the protein MQLPTPSPARAGARALGAAALVGLLPAALLCPLALAPEPSAVPLAAALVGEAVLGTALALLMAVHLGTTARVAGIGAVASAASLSAVVTALAARPLAAAGDLDLPTAHGLLVVAAGAACLVVMALVTASHARGGRDHRPRAAGVLAAVALLLPAAVLARQLVPGGAQQLLATALLVLVGGAGGWAVVQGVRSSPPRVRQVPWDGDLAVHALSCVMAVGVLAFVDVSDTPVPWLLGVVALGCVGAKVLLLQRELFVLRGVRRRAHTDTLTGLANRTALLAELDAAAAAGAPLAVLLLDLDGFRRVNDALGHRAGDEVLRSAAQRLVEAAGHGAVVARLGSDEFAVLLTGAGAASRPAALQTAAAVHEVLGETHEVEGFSVVAAAHTGVVVEPAPGGTAPLDLLRRADVAMHWARTLRSEPVEHHSGLDDAVRESVELVGELRRALDGDQVRLHFQPQVDVLTGRVRGTEALVRWAHPERGVLTPDVFLPVAAEAGLMGRLTSVVLEAAIGQAAAWDRAGTPVPVSVNLTATDVRPELVDEVAQLLVREQLPASLLVLEITETVLVVDPAGTAAVLADLVELGVEVSIDDFGTGYSSLEVLLSLPVTELKIDRTFVSRALSDLSRYTVVRSTIDLAHGLGLRVVAEGVEDDDVLRLLRELGCDVSQGYLHSRPLPAPEATAWLAAHADPAPTSPHEAVPG; encoded by the coding sequence ATGCAGCTCCCGACCCCCTCGCCGGCCCGCGCGGGAGCTCGGGCCCTGGGCGCGGCGGCCCTGGTGGGCCTGCTGCCCGCGGCGCTCCTCTGCCCGCTGGCGCTGGCGCCGGAGCCGTCCGCGGTGCCGCTGGCCGCCGCGCTGGTGGGGGAGGCCGTCCTGGGGACCGCCCTCGCCCTGCTCATGGCGGTGCACCTGGGCACGACGGCGCGGGTCGCCGGCATCGGGGCGGTCGCGTCCGCCGCGTCCCTGTCCGCCGTGGTCACCGCCCTGGCGGCCCGGCCCCTCGCCGCGGCCGGTGACCTCGACCTCCCCACCGCCCACGGCCTGCTCGTCGTCGCCGCCGGCGCCGCCTGCCTGGTCGTCATGGCCCTCGTGACGGCGTCCCACGCGCGCGGCGGCCGTGACCACCGCCCGCGCGCGGCCGGTGTCCTCGCGGCGGTGGCGCTGCTCCTGCCCGCGGCGGTCCTCGCGCGCCAGCTGGTCCCCGGTGGCGCGCAGCAGCTCCTCGCGACCGCGCTGCTGGTGCTCGTCGGGGGTGCTGGGGGATGGGCGGTCGTGCAGGGCGTGCGCTCGTCGCCGCCCCGCGTGCGCCAGGTGCCGTGGGACGGCGACCTGGCCGTCCACGCCCTGAGCTGCGTCATGGCCGTGGGCGTGCTGGCCTTCGTCGACGTCTCGGACACCCCGGTCCCCTGGCTGCTGGGCGTGGTCGCCCTGGGCTGCGTGGGCGCCAAGGTGCTGCTGCTCCAGCGCGAGCTGTTCGTGCTGCGGGGCGTACGGCGCCGCGCGCACACCGACACCCTCACCGGTCTGGCCAACCGCACGGCCCTGCTGGCCGAGCTGGACGCCGCGGCGGCCGCAGGAGCACCGCTGGCGGTGCTCCTGCTGGACCTCGACGGGTTCCGCCGCGTCAACGACGCCCTGGGCCACCGCGCCGGGGACGAGGTCCTGCGCTCCGCCGCCCAGCGCCTCGTCGAGGCTGCGGGGCACGGGGCCGTGGTGGCGCGCCTGGGCAGCGACGAGTTCGCCGTGCTGCTCACCGGAGCGGGAGCCGCCTCGCGCCCCGCAGCCCTGCAGACCGCCGCCGCCGTGCACGAGGTGCTCGGCGAGACCCACGAGGTCGAGGGGTTCTCCGTGGTCGCCGCCGCGCACACCGGCGTGGTCGTGGAGCCCGCGCCCGGTGGCACGGCCCCGCTGGACCTCCTGCGGCGCGCCGACGTCGCCATGCACTGGGCCCGGACGCTGCGCTCGGAGCCGGTGGAGCACCACAGCGGCCTCGACGACGCGGTGCGGGAGTCCGTGGAGCTGGTCGGCGAGCTGCGCCGGGCCCTGGACGGCGACCAGGTGCGGCTGCACTTCCAGCCCCAGGTCGACGTGCTCACCGGTCGCGTCCGCGGCACCGAGGCGCTGGTGCGCTGGGCCCACCCCGAGCGCGGGGTCCTCACGCCCGACGTCTTCCTGCCCGTGGCCGCTGAGGCCGGCCTGATGGGCCGGCTGACGTCCGTGGTGCTGGAGGCCGCCATCGGCCAGGCGGCGGCGTGGGACCGGGCCGGGACCCCCGTGCCGGTGTCGGTCAACCTCACCGCCACCGACGTGCGCCCCGAGCTGGTCGACGAGGTGGCGCAACTGCTCGTGCGCGAGCAGCTGCCGGCCTCGCTGCTCGTGCTGGAGATCACCGAGACGGTGCTGGTGGTCGACCCCGCGGGGACGGCGGCGGTGCTGGCCGACCTCGTGGAGCTCGGCGTGGAGGTCAGCATCGACGACTTCGGCACCGGCTACTCCTCGCTGGAGGTGCTCCTCAGCCTCCCCGTCACCGAGCTGAAGATCGACAGGACCTTCGTGTCGCGGGCGCTGTCCGATCTCAGCCGGTACACCGTCGTGCGCAGCACCATCGACCTGGCGCACGGCCTGGGCCTGCGGGTGGTGGCCGAGGGCGTCGAGGACGACGACGTCCTGCGGCTGCTGCGCGAGCTGGGCTGCGACGTCAGCCAGGGGTACCTCCACAGCCGTCCGCTGCCCGCGCCCGAGGCGACCGCGTGGCTGGCCGCTCACGCGGATCCGGCACCGACCTCCCCGCACGAGGCGGTGCCTGGCTAG
- the allB gene encoding allantoinase AllB, producing MGPSSELDLVVHAERAVLPGGTRAVALGVRDGRIAAVVGLDRRGDLPPARQVLELGDDEVLLPGLVDTHVHVNEPGRTAWEGFDTATRAAALGGVTTVIDMPLNSVPATTTVDALRVKRDAARGAVHVDVGFWGGVVPGNTGELAGLVAGGVFGAKCFTAPSGVDEFEHVSPAQLREGLAELARLGSRLLVHAEDPAVLDEAAEQVARSLAQGADPRSFALFLASRPAAAEDSAVADVVAAARELRGTGPRGAAVHVVHLASASALPLVAAARAEGLPVTAETCPHYLTLDAAAVPDGATQFKCCPPVREAEVADALWAALEAGVLDSVVSDHSPCTPDLKLPGAGDFLAAWGGIASVQLGLPVVWTAARRRGVGLERVVDWMAARPAARVGLAGRKGSLVVGADADLAVLAPEEELLVEPGMLAFKNKVTPYAGQRLRGAVRSTWLRGRRVAPSGSEHPGGRLLHALHQDDPA from the coding sequence ATGGGACCGTCGAGCGAGCTCGACCTCGTCGTCCACGCCGAGCGCGCCGTGCTCCCCGGGGGGACCAGGGCGGTGGCGCTGGGAGTGCGGGACGGGCGCATCGCCGCCGTGGTGGGCCTGGACCGCCGTGGTGACCTGCCGCCGGCGCGGCAGGTGCTCGAGCTGGGCGACGACGAGGTGCTGCTCCCGGGCCTGGTCGACACGCACGTGCACGTCAACGAGCCCGGCCGCACGGCCTGGGAGGGCTTCGACACCGCCACGCGCGCCGCGGCCCTGGGCGGGGTCACGACCGTCATCGACATGCCGCTCAACTCGGTCCCCGCGACGACGACGGTCGACGCGCTGCGCGTCAAGCGGGACGCCGCGCGCGGGGCGGTGCACGTGGACGTCGGGTTCTGGGGCGGGGTGGTGCCGGGGAACACCGGCGAGCTGGCCGGGCTGGTGGCGGGTGGCGTGTTCGGCGCCAAGTGCTTCACCGCGCCGTCGGGCGTGGACGAGTTCGAGCACGTCAGCCCCGCCCAGCTGCGCGAGGGCCTGGCGGAGCTGGCGCGGCTGGGCTCGCGGCTGCTCGTGCACGCCGAGGACCCGGCCGTGCTCGACGAGGCCGCGGAGCAGGTGGCCCGGAGCCTGGCGCAGGGGGCGGACCCGCGCTCGTTCGCGCTGTTCCTCGCCTCCCGGCCCGCCGCCGCGGAGGACTCCGCCGTGGCCGACGTCGTCGCGGCGGCCCGCGAGCTGCGCGGGACGGGCCCGCGCGGGGCCGCCGTGCACGTCGTGCACCTGGCGAGCGCGTCGGCGCTGCCCCTGGTCGCCGCGGCGCGCGCTGAGGGCCTGCCGGTGACGGCCGAGACCTGCCCGCACTACCTCACCCTCGACGCCGCGGCCGTGCCCGACGGCGCCACGCAGTTCAAGTGCTGCCCCCCGGTCCGCGAGGCCGAGGTGGCCGACGCGCTGTGGGCGGCGCTGGAGGCCGGTGTGCTCGACTCCGTGGTCTCCGACCACTCCCCGTGCACGCCCGACCTCAAGCTGCCCGGGGCGGGCGACTTCCTCGCCGCCTGGGGCGGCATCGCCAGCGTCCAGCTGGGCCTGCCGGTGGTGTGGACCGCCGCCCGCCGGCGCGGGGTGGGCCTGGAGCGGGTGGTCGACTGGATGGCGGCCCGGCCGGCGGCGCGGGTGGGCCTGGCCGGGCGCAAGGGCTCGCTCGTGGTGGGCGCCGACGCCGACCTCGCGGTGCTGGCGCCGGAGGAGGAGCTGCTGGTGGAGCCGGGGATGCTCGCGTTCAAGAACAAGGTCACCCCGTACGCCGGGCAGCGGCTGCGCGGCGCGGTGCGGTCGACGTGGCTGCGCGGGCGGCGCGTGGCGCCGTCCGGGAGCGAGCACCCGGGCGGTCGGCTGCTGCACGCCCTGCACCAGGATGACCCGGCGTGA